GGTTTCCACCGCCGTAGCCACCACGGTTTCCACCAAAGGAACCTCTATCTTCCTTAGGCTTGGCTTTATTTACTTTCAGGTCGCGTCCCATCCACTCAGCACCATCAAGAGCCTCAATGGCAGCTGTTTCTTCTGTGTCTGTACCCATTTCCACAAAAGCAAAGCCGCGTACACGGCCTGTTTCGCGGTCGGTGGGTATTTGAACGCGCTTGACAGAACCATATTCTGCAAAAACAGCAGTCAATGCTTCTTCTGTAACTTGGTAAGAAAGATTACCTACATAAACTGACATAAAACTTCTCCAAAACCATCAGAGCGTAGAGATTTAGATTTCGGAGAGAGTCTGCAAATACCAAAAGGAAAAAGCCCATCAATACTAACAAAAAACACTATCACCGAATTAATTCTCATCCTTCATAATCATACCGCAACTTATTATGGAAGAGGAGAATTTAAAAAACTTTTAATTATGGCACCACAAAGAAACTGAAATTGCTATAATTATAGATTATCAAAAAGTAATAATAAACAGTCAAACAATTTTTGATTTTAGATTTTGGATTGAGG
The genomic region above belongs to Calothrix sp. NIES-2098 and contains:
- a CDS encoding RNP-1 like RNA-binding protein, with amino-acid sequence MSVYVGNLSYQVTEEALTAVFAEYGSVKRVQIPTDRETGRVRGFAFVEMGTDTEETAAIEALDGAEWMGRDLKVNKAKPKEDRGSFGGNRGGYGGGNRNRY